The genomic region GAAGAATGTGGAAGTTTTGATCGAAGAAGATTTCCTTCAAATGATTCATGATCATAATTCCATTCAGAAGGAATACCGTCAATTTAGCGCATTTGAAGAACTGGATAATTCCTTTGACCTGTTCTTCTCCATAGGTGGTGATGGAACCATTCTAAAATCAATCAACTACATAAGAAACCTGAATATCCCCATTGTAGGAATTAACACGGGAAGACTTGGATTTCTGGCTACCATTCAGAAAGAACAAATTGAAAGTACGTTAAATGAAATCCTTGAAAAGAAATTTACACTTTCTCCACGATCAGTGCTTACGATAGAAACCAATACTAAAGATCAGGATCCGGTTTTCTCACAGATCGCTTTAAACGAAATCGCAGTAAGCAGAAGAAACACCACTTCCATGATCACAGTGGACACCTGGTTAAATGACCAGTTTCTTACTTCCTACTGGGCTGATGGTCTTATAATCGCCACACCTACTGGCTCCACCGGATATTCTTTGAGCTGTGGTGGCCCTGTAATCACTCCAGACGCAGACTCGCTGGTGATCACACCAATCGCACCACATAATTTAAATGCCAGACCACTGGTAATTAGAGATGGAACCGTGATCAAATTAAAGGTATCTGGCCGGGAAAAAACACATCTTGTGTCCATGGATTCCCGTATTGCCACACTGGAAAATGATACCGAAATTATTATTTCAAAAGCACCCTACTGCATCAATTTCGTGGAATTAACTGAAGACAGTTTCCTTAACACCCTTCGAAAAAAGTTATTATGGGGTGAAGACAAACGGAATTAAGCAATAAAAAAAATCATTTGTTGTTTATACGTATGTACAAATCTGCTCAAATTATTGCAGGGCAAGTAGAATTGTTATATTTGCAAACTTTTGAAAACCTATGAGGTACCTGATCGCATTTATCATAATGGCTTTTTTTACCGGAAATTCCTACTCTCAAAAATATGAAGTTGGGGTTTTTGCAGGTGGTGCCAATTTTATAGGAGACGTTGGAAAAACTACCTTTATCCTCCCTAACACTCCCGTTGGAGGGTTTATGGCGAAGTGGAATGGTAGCCCGCGACACGCCTGGAGACTGTCTTTATTGTATGCGAAGATTTCGGCAGATGATACAGAGTCTAATGACACCAGAAGACAACAGCGTGGTTATTCTTTTGATAATACCATTGCTGAAGCATCCCTGGGACTGGAATTCAATTTCTGGGATTTTGACCTGTCTGAGCCATTGCCACAAAAAACACCTTATATATATACAGGAATTACCTATTTCAAGGCAGATCATGTCTATTTGAAAGATGGCAGAGCCGGGAATCTATCCAATGAAGGCACCAACTGGGAATTCGCCATTCCGATGGTCTTTGGTTATAAAGAGGCTATCACCGAGCACATTATTGGTGCGCTAGAAATTGGAGCCCGCTATACTTTGACAGATAACCTGGACGGAAGCTGGCCTGAAGAATATTTAGACCGAAGAGAGCCACAACTGGAATTCGGGAATAGAAATACGAACGACTGGTATGTTTTTACCGGATTGTCATTCACATTTACATTTGGGCGTAAGCCATGTTACTGCTTTTAGATGAACTATAAAGACAATTTAAACCTTGAAAAATTACCTGCACACGTTGCCATTATTATGGATGGCAATGGACGTTGGGCGAAACAAAAGGGTTTTCTTAGAGCTTCAGGTCACAAAGAAGGTACGAAAGCTGTTAGAGATACTGTAGAAGGCTGCGCCGAAATAGGCGTGAAAAACCTTACACTCTACGCATTTTCTACGGAAAACTGGAACAGGCCAAAACTAGAGGTCGATACTCTTATGAAACTCCTGGTTTCATCGCTTAAGAAAGAAATCAAGACACTTCAGGATAACAATATTCGCCTTCATTGTATTGGAAATATTTCCAATCTTCCGAAGAAAGCGAAGAAAGAATTACTGGATGTTATAGAAAAAACTTCATCTAACACAAGAATGACCCTTACTTTGGCGTTAAGCTACGGGAGCAGGGAAGAAATTACCAGCTGTTTCAAACAAATTGCAGAGAAGATAAGTAACCGGGAATTATCTATTGATGCTATTGATGAATCAGTTATAAATGAGCATCTTTACACCCAAAATTTGCCAGACGTTGACCTATTGATCAGAACCAGCGGCGAGCAACGCATTAGTAATTTCCTTTTATGGCAGATTGCTTATGCTGAATTGTATTTTACGAAAATCTTATGGCCAGATTACAGAAGGGAAGACCTTTTTGAAGCCATATACAACTATCAAAACAGAGAACGACGATTTGGAAAAACAAGTGAGCAACTCAGTTAGTGCATCCATGACAAAGAAGATTTTTACACTTTTCGCATTTTTTTTCATTATCAGTATAGCTGCCAAAGCACAGGACCTTCCACTGGGAGATTCTAAGAAATACACCATTGGAGAAATAAAAGTTACCGGAACCACCACCTACAACGAAAAAACAGTCCTTACCTACACTGGTCTTAAATCCGGACAGGAAATTTATATTCCTGGTGAGAAGCTTAGAAATGTCATCAATAAACTGTGGTCTTTAGATTTATTTAGTGATATTAATTTCTATATCACCAATGTTGATGGAAACGTAGCAGATCTTGAATTGGAAATCAAGGAGGTGCCTGTTTTAAATCAAACTACATTTACTGGTTTAAAGAAAAAGAGTGACCGAGATGAACTTATAGATGAGAATAGTCTTAAGCCCGGGACCAAGGTTACTGAAAACCTAATCACCACGACCAGAAATTATATTCAGAATAAATATAAGAAGGAAGGCTACTTCAATACAGATGTTTACATACAGACCAAGCCTGTTGATGATACTACCGGAGCGAACAAGGTGAATATGCTGGTAAACGTGAACAAAGGAGATCGCGTTAAGATCAAAAGTATAGACTTTAATGGCAACGAAAAGCTGTCAGACGCGAAGTTGAAAAGGAACATGAAGAATACCAAGCAAAAGAACATCATCAGGTTCTGGAAGCGATCTAAGTTTGTTCGTGCAGATTACCAGGAAGACAAAACTGCACTCATAAACAAATACAAGGAAGAAGGTTATCGTGACGCTCGTATAGTTTCAGATACACTTATCAAAAACGATAAGGAAACCATCAGCTTGAAACTGGATATTGAAGAAGGTAATCGTTATTTCGTTGGAAAAATTGATTTTCTTGGAAATGCAGCTTATACAGATGAGCAATTAGGGAAGGCACTCGGAGTTGAAAAAGGAGATGTATACAATGGTGTACTTATCGATGAAAGAATCCAGAGTAGAGAACCTAACAAAACATCAATCGCTAATATTTACCAGAACAACGGATATCTTTTCTCCAATATCGATCTTGTAGAAACGAATGTTTACAATGATACGATCGATTTTGAAGTAAGAATCCTTGAAGGAAAAGAGGCATTTTTCGATGAGATTAGAGTAACTGGAAATAACAAGACCAAGGATCACGTGATCTATCGTGAGATGAGAACCAAGCCGGGACAGAAATATAGCCAGCAGGCCGTGGTCTCCACCATTCGTGAATTAGGTGCACTTGGATTTTTTGATGCAGAACAACTAAATCCTGAATTTGTGGATCCAGATCCGCGAGAAGGAACTTTGAGCTTGGAATACCAGGTGGTGGAGTCAGGAGCCAGCCAGATCGAACTACAAGGTGGTTACGGTGGTGGTGGATTTATTGGAACCCTGGGACTTTCCTTCAATAACTTTAGTATACAAGGCTTATTTGACAAGGATGCTTATGATCCAATTCCAATGGGAGATGGTCAAACCTTGTCTCTTAGAGCACAGGCCAGTACTTTCTACCAGACCTACAGCTTATCCTTCAGAGAGCCGTGGTTAGGCGGTGAAGAACCGGTTAGTTTATCTACATCTTTTAGCTATACCAGACAGTTCCTGTTCGATTATGTGGAAAGAGAAGCAGATAAAACAAGAAGTTTTGATATTCTTGGAGTAAGCATAGGTCTTGGAAAAAGACTTAGAGAACCAGACCAGTACGCTACGATTTCAAACGTGGTTGGTTTCCAGAGATATGATCTTAATAACTATAATACAGGACTTTTTACTTTTGGTGATGGACACTCGAATAACCTTTATTACCAATTAGGAATTGTAAGAGACAACACCGCTTTCAACCCGATTTTCCCAACGCAGGGTTCTAAATTTGATTTCAGCGCGAAGTTCACTCCTCCATACTCTCTATGGAATGGTGTAGACTACGGAAACCTGGAGAATGATCCGGAATACCAGTTAAGAGATGATAATGGTAACCTGATCGATAACAACGGAAACAGAGTAACTTCAGAAAATTCTGTTGCAGACCAGGAGAAAGTTGATCAGAAAAAATATAACTGGCTGGAATTTTACAAAATTAAACTGGCAGGAAGCTGGTATGAAACTTTAGCCAACTTTGGACCAAGTAGTGATCTAGTTCTACGTACACATGCTGAATTTGGATTCCTTGGAGCTTACAATAGCGAGAGGGGTATTCCTCCTTTTGAGCGCTACTATTTAGGTGGTGATGGTCTTGGAGCATTCAGCCTTGATGGTAGGGAAACCATACAGTTAAGAGGTTATCCAAACCAATCTGTAGTTCCTATTGACAGAGGTATCAATGATCGTGATGACGGTGCAGTGATCTACAACAAATTTTCACTTGAACTTAGATTCCCTATTACATTAAAACCAGCTGCTTCTATCTACGCATTATCGTTCCTTGAAGCAGGTGCTACTTACGATAACTTTAGAGATTACAACCCATTCCAGTTGAACAGATCTGCTGGTGTTGGACTAAGAGTATTCATGCCAACATTTGGATTACTTGGAATTGACTTTGGATATGGTTTCGATGAGATCGTAGGTGGTCAGCCAGGACCTAATGGATGGGAAACACACTTTATCATAGGACAACAATTTTAAATTGGCACGATATTTTCTATATTCGATCTGAATGAAAAAAAGAATAAAATTCATATTAGTATTTCTAGTGATCGGTCTTAATACAGCGACGGCTCAAAAGACGATTAGATTAGGGTACATTGATATGGAATATATTCTTGAAAATGTTCCGGAATACCAAGAAGCTTCAAAGCAGCTGGAAAGCCGTGTTCAGGAATGGAAAGCGGAAGCTGAAACTAAAATGCGCGCTGTTGAAGCCATGCGGTCCAAACTGGATAACGAAAAAGCTCTTCTAACAAGAGAACTTATCGAAGAGCGTGAATCTGAAATTTCCTATATGGAACAACAGGTTCTGGAATATCAGCAAAAGCGATTCGGTCCCAATGGTGATTACATGATTCAGAAGAAACATTTGGTAAGACCAATTCAGGATCAGGTTTTCACCGCAGTTCAGCAAATTGCTGAGAACAGAAATTTTGATTTTATTTTCGACCGTACTTCAGATGTTGGAATGATCTATGCAGACAAGCAGTATGATGTAAGCGAAACGGTATTAAGGACAATAAAACGTACCGCAAATCGTGAGCAATTAGAGAGCCGTGATGAAGTAGAAGAATTTGAACGTGAAGAAAACAGAACAGTAGAACAGGATGCTGAAGTTACCGAACGGGAAGAACTGGTCAAAGAACGGCAAACTGAACGTGAAGCATTGATCGAAGCCAGAAAAAAGGAACGGGATTCCTTAAAGGCTGCGAGACAACAAGAATTTGAAGAAAGACGTGCAAGGATTTTAGCTGAGAGAGAACGTAAAAGGGACTCTTTGTTAAAAGCACGCGAAACTAAGAATGATACTATAAACTAAATTTAAACTTTAATTTTAACGACGATTACAATGAAACAATTCAGAACACTTTTTATAGCTTTAGCTTTAACGATTGGCGCTACTGCTTTTACAAACGCACAGTCTAAAGTTGCTCATATCGCTACTCAGGAGTTGGTACAGTCACTTCCGGAATACAAGAGTGCAATGGATCAACTTCAGAAACTTGAGAAAACTTACGATGCTGAGATCAAGGATATGTTATCCGAAGCTCAAAGCACAATGCAACGTTACGAAGCTGAAGCTAACACAAAATCTGATGAAGAAAATCAGAAAAGAGGAGCTGAAATTCAGGCTGCTCAAAGAAGAATCCAGGAACACAGCGCAAAAGCGAGACAGGATCTTCAGAAAAAAGAAACTGATCTTCTAAGACCAGTTCTTGAGAAAGTTCGTACGAGCATTCAAAAAGTAGCCAGAGCAAAAGGATATGATTATGTTTTAGACTCTACTACTG from Christiangramia sp. OXR-203 harbors:
- a CDS encoding NAD kinase; its protein translation is MKIGIYGQFYHENAGHYIAQLLNLLDEKNVEVLIEEDFLQMIHDHNSIQKEYRQFSAFEELDNSFDLFFSIGGDGTILKSINYIRNLNIPIVGINTGRLGFLATIQKEQIESTLNEILEKKFTLSPRSVLTIETNTKDQDPVFSQIALNEIAVSRRNTTSMITVDTWLNDQFLTSYWADGLIIATPTGSTGYSLSCGGPVITPDADSLVITPIAPHNLNARPLVIRDGTVIKLKVSGREKTHLVSMDSRIATLENDTEIIISKAPYCINFVELTEDSFLNTLRKKLLWGEDKRN
- a CDS encoding OmpH family outer membrane protein, whose translation is MKKRIKFILVFLVIGLNTATAQKTIRLGYIDMEYILENVPEYQEASKQLESRVQEWKAEAETKMRAVEAMRSKLDNEKALLTRELIEERESEISYMEQQVLEYQQKRFGPNGDYMIQKKHLVRPIQDQVFTAVQQIAENRNFDFIFDRTSDVGMIYADKQYDVSETVLRTIKRTANREQLESRDEVEEFEREENRTVEQDAEVTEREELVKERQTEREALIEARKKERDSLKAARQQEFEERRARILAERERKRDSLLKARETKNDTIN
- a CDS encoding OmpH family outer membrane protein, which encodes MKQFRTLFIALALTIGATAFTNAQSKVAHIATQELVQSLPEYKSAMDQLQKLEKTYDAEIKDMLSEAQSTMQRYEAEANTKSDEENQKRGAEIQAAQRRIQEHSAKARQDLQKKETDLLRPVLEKVRTSIQKVARAKGYDYVLDSTTGTGVLLADGYDLTPDVKKDLGL
- a CDS encoding BamA/OMP85 family outer membrane protein, coding for MTKKIFTLFAFFFIISIAAKAQDLPLGDSKKYTIGEIKVTGTTTYNEKTVLTYTGLKSGQEIYIPGEKLRNVINKLWSLDLFSDINFYITNVDGNVADLELEIKEVPVLNQTTFTGLKKKSDRDELIDENSLKPGTKVTENLITTTRNYIQNKYKKEGYFNTDVYIQTKPVDDTTGANKVNMLVNVNKGDRVKIKSIDFNGNEKLSDAKLKRNMKNTKQKNIIRFWKRSKFVRADYQEDKTALINKYKEEGYRDARIVSDTLIKNDKETISLKLDIEEGNRYFVGKIDFLGNAAYTDEQLGKALGVEKGDVYNGVLIDERIQSREPNKTSIANIYQNNGYLFSNIDLVETNVYNDTIDFEVRILEGKEAFFDEIRVTGNNKTKDHVIYREMRTKPGQKYSQQAVVSTIRELGALGFFDAEQLNPEFVDPDPREGTLSLEYQVVESGASQIELQGGYGGGGFIGTLGLSFNNFSIQGLFDKDAYDPIPMGDGQTLSLRAQASTFYQTYSLSFREPWLGGEEPVSLSTSFSYTRQFLFDYVEREADKTRSFDILGVSIGLGKRLREPDQYATISNVVGFQRYDLNNYNTGLFTFGDGHSNNLYYQLGIVRDNTAFNPIFPTQGSKFDFSAKFTPPYSLWNGVDYGNLENDPEYQLRDDNGNLIDNNGNRVTSENSVADQEKVDQKKYNWLEFYKIKLAGSWYETLANFGPSSDLVLRTHAEFGFLGAYNSERGIPPFERYYLGGDGLGAFSLDGRETIQLRGYPNQSVVPIDRGINDRDDGAVIYNKFSLELRFPITLKPAASIYALSFLEAGATYDNFRDYNPFQLNRSAGVGLRVFMPTFGLLGIDFGYGFDEIVGGQPGPNGWETHFIIGQQF
- a CDS encoding isoprenyl transferase; translation: MNYKDNLNLEKLPAHVAIIMDGNGRWAKQKGFLRASGHKEGTKAVRDTVEGCAEIGVKNLTLYAFSTENWNRPKLEVDTLMKLLVSSLKKEIKTLQDNNIRLHCIGNISNLPKKAKKELLDVIEKTSSNTRMTLTLALSYGSREEITSCFKQIAEKISNRELSIDAIDESVINEHLYTQNLPDVDLLIRTSGEQRISNFLLWQIAYAELYFTKILWPDYRREDLFEAIYNYQNRERRFGKTSEQLS
- a CDS encoding DUF6089 family protein, with the translated sequence MRYLIAFIIMAFFTGNSYSQKYEVGVFAGGANFIGDVGKTTFILPNTPVGGFMAKWNGSPRHAWRLSLLYAKISADDTESNDTRRQQRGYSFDNTIAEASLGLEFNFWDFDLSEPLPQKTPYIYTGITYFKADHVYLKDGRAGNLSNEGTNWEFAIPMVFGYKEAITEHIIGALEIGARYTLTDNLDGSWPEEYLDRREPQLEFGNRNTNDWYVFTGLSFTFTFGRKPCYCF